One Chloroflexota bacterium genomic region harbors:
- a CDS encoding thiamine pyrophosphate-binding protein: protein MVNLSGGEALAKSLSREGVEVVFGIPGIQTYGIVAGLRDEPGIRMIAPRHEQAATYMADGYARASGDPGVALVVPGVGLFNAAPGLATAYARSSPVLLIAGQIPRAAIGKGIGAVHEVVDQADTVRTVTKWRGSAMRPRDVPSTVNEAFRQLRSGRPRPVLIEVPPEAGVEREDVELCDPTPITPLVPGSMQLRLAARIIAESRLPVIYAGGGVARSNAEDALVNLAEATNIPVITSSGGKGCMPDSHPLCYGSCFSPRGERMEMNQLHGVMESSDVVIGIGARFSLGNPAGNESTLININVDENELMRIQSNTIPLHGDAGATIEAILPHLKENRAGDRPSPAEAVAAARNLIAYYDIRLKEPQYAVLEAIQDSIPDDSFIVWDVTQFGYYARTHYKTDYPKTYIDSGYQFNVGYSYPTALGVKVAKPDRPVICMVGDGGFLHNASELATAVQHEINVIAVVFRNDSFGNVARDLDTGFGGTYATDLHNPDFVKFAESFEAIGLRAKDPMELSTLLPEALERNAPVVIEVPIGDMPIPPAPQFAPFYHLPWTHPQEGLIGS from the coding sequence ATGGTCAATTTAAGCGGTGGTGAAGCCCTCGCCAAGTCCCTCTCCAGAGAGGGTGTTGAGGTCGTCTTCGGGATTCCGGGAATCCAGACGTACGGCATCGTTGCCGGCTTGCGCGACGAGCCCGGGATTCGGATGATTGCGCCTCGCCACGAGCAGGCCGCCACCTACATGGCCGACGGCTACGCCCGGGCCTCCGGCGATCCGGGTGTCGCGCTGGTGGTGCCCGGCGTAGGGCTGTTTAACGCCGCCCCCGGCCTGGCCACCGCGTACGCCCGCTCCTCACCCGTCCTGCTGATCGCTGGCCAGATACCCCGCGCGGCGATCGGCAAGGGGATTGGGGCGGTACACGAGGTCGTTGACCAGGCCGATACGGTGCGCACGGTGACCAAGTGGCGGGGATCAGCGATGCGGCCGCGCGATGTTCCTTCAACCGTCAATGAAGCCTTCAGGCAATTGCGCAGCGGCCGACCGCGCCCTGTGCTGATCGAGGTCCCTCCCGAGGCGGGAGTCGAGCGCGAGGATGTCGAGTTGTGCGACCCGACGCCGATCACCCCGCTCGTGCCAGGCTCTATGCAGCTGCGGTTAGCCGCCCGGATCATCGCCGAATCACGGCTGCCCGTTATTTACGCCGGTGGTGGGGTCGCCCGCTCAAATGCCGAGGATGCGCTCGTCAATTTGGCCGAGGCGACAAATATCCCGGTCATCACCTCGAGTGGCGGCAAGGGATGCATGCCGGACAGTCACCCGCTTTGCTATGGCTCCTGCTTTAGTCCGCGCGGCGAGCGGATGGAGATGAACCAGCTTCACGGGGTAATGGAATCCTCTGACGTCGTGATCGGCATAGGTGCGCGCTTCTCGCTGGGCAATCCTGCCGGCAACGAGTCCACGCTGATAAACATCAATGTCGACGAGAACGAATTGATGCGGATCCAGTCCAATACGATCCCGCTGCACGGCGACGCCGGGGCGACCATCGAAGCGATTCTGCCCCACCTTAAGGAAAACCGGGCGGGCGATAGGCCATCGCCGGCCGAAGCGGTTGCGGCGGCGCGCAATCTGATCGCCTACTACGACATCCGCTTGAAGGAACCGCAATACGCGGTCCTGGAGGCGATCCAGGACAGCATCCCGGATGATTCGTTCATCGTCTGGGACGTCACCCAGTTCGGTTACTACGCCCGCACCCACTACAAGACGGATTACCCCAAGACCTACATCGACTCCGGCTACCAGTTCAACGTCGGTTACTCGTACCCGACCGCCCTGGGCGTGAAGGTGGCAAAACCGGACCGCCCCGTGATCTGCATGGTCGGCGACGGCGGATTTCTGCACAACGCCTCTGAACTCGCCACCGCCGTCCAGCACGAGATCAACGTGATCGCCGTTGTCTTTCGGAACGACTCCTTCGGGAACGTGGCCCGCGACCTGGACACTGGATTTGGCGGTACCTACGCGACCGATCTGCACAATCCGGACTTCGTCAAGTTCGCCGAGTCGTTCGAGGCAATCGGCCTGCGGGCCAAGGATCCGATGGAACTTTCAACGCTGCTCCCTGAAGCCCTGGAACGCAATGCACCGGTGGTCATAGAAGTACCGATCGGGGACATGCCGATCCCTCCGGCACCACAGTTCGCGCCCTTCTACCATCTGCCCTGGACCCATCCGCAGGAGGGGCTAATCGGTTCCTGA